One segment of Desmodus rotundus isolate HL8 chromosome 6, HLdesRot8A.1, whole genome shotgun sequence DNA contains the following:
- the TSPAN33 gene encoding tetraspanin-33 isoform X1, with protein MARRPGAPAAYGEEFSFVSPLVKYLLFFFNMLFWVISMVLVSVGVYARLMKHAEAALACLAVDPAILLIVVGVLMFLLTFCGCIGSLRENICLLQTFSLCLTIVFLLQLAAGILGFVFSDKARGKVSEIINNAIVHYRNDLDLQNLIDFGQKEFSCCGGISYKDWSLNMYFNCSEDNPSRERCSVPYSCCLPTPNQAVINTMCGQGMQALDYLEASKVIYTNGCIDKLVNWIHSNLFLLGGVALGLAIPQLVGILLSQILMNQIKDQIKLQLYNQQHRADPWY; from the exons ATGGCCCGGAGACCCGGGGCGCCGGCCGCCTATGGAGAGGAGTTCTCCTTCGTCAGTCCGCTGGTGAAATACCTGCTCTTCTTCTTCAACATGCTCTTCTGG GTGATTTCCATGGTGTTGGTGTCCGTGGGCGTCTACGCTAGGCTGATGAAGCACGCAG AAGCAGCCTTGGCCTGCCTGGCAGTGGACCCCGCCATCCTGCTGATCGTGGTGGGCGTCCTCATGTTTCTGCTCACCTTCTGTGGCTGTATTGGGTCCCTCCGTGAGAACATCTGCCTCCTGCAGACG TTCTCACTCTGCCTCACCATCGTGTTCCTGCTACAGCTGGCTGCTGGGATACTGGGCTTCGTCTTCTCAGACAAG GCACGAGGGAAAGTGAGTGAGATCATCAATAATGCCATCGTACACTACCGAAATGACTTGGACCTGCAGAACCTCATTGATTTTGGCCAGAAGGAG TTCAGCTGCTGTGGAGGGATTTCCTACAAGGACTGGTCCCTGAACATGTACTTCAACTGTTCGGAGGACAACCCCAGCCGTGAGCGCTGCTCCGTGCCTTACTCCTGTTGCCTGCCTACCCCCAACCAG GCAGTGATCAACACCATGTGTGGCCAAGGCATGCAGGCCCTCGACTACTTGGAAGCTAGCAAAGTCATCTACACCAATGGCTGTATTGACAAACTGGTCAACTGGATACACAGCAACCTCTTCTTACTTGGTGGTGTGGCACTGGGTCTGGCCATCCCCCAG CTGGTGGGAATCCTGCTGTCCCAGATCCTGATGAATCAGATCAAAGATCAGATCAAGCTACAGCTCTACAACCAGCAGCACCGGGCTGACCCGTGGTACTGA
- the TSPAN33 gene encoding tetraspanin-33 isoform X2, producing MARRPGAPAAYGEEFSFVSPLVKYLLFFFNMLFWVISMVLVSVGVYARLMKHAAALACLAVDPAILLIVVGVLMFLLTFCGCIGSLRENICLLQTFSLCLTIVFLLQLAAGILGFVFSDKARGKVSEIINNAIVHYRNDLDLQNLIDFGQKEFSCCGGISYKDWSLNMYFNCSEDNPSRERCSVPYSCCLPTPNQAVINTMCGQGMQALDYLEASKVIYTNGCIDKLVNWIHSNLFLLGGVALGLAIPQLVGILLSQILMNQIKDQIKLQLYNQQHRADPWY from the exons ATGGCCCGGAGACCCGGGGCGCCGGCCGCCTATGGAGAGGAGTTCTCCTTCGTCAGTCCGCTGGTGAAATACCTGCTCTTCTTCTTCAACATGCTCTTCTGG GTGATTTCCATGGTGTTGGTGTCCGTGGGCGTCTACGCTAGGCTGATGAAGCACGCAG CAGCCTTGGCCTGCCTGGCAGTGGACCCCGCCATCCTGCTGATCGTGGTGGGCGTCCTCATGTTTCTGCTCACCTTCTGTGGCTGTATTGGGTCCCTCCGTGAGAACATCTGCCTCCTGCAGACG TTCTCACTCTGCCTCACCATCGTGTTCCTGCTACAGCTGGCTGCTGGGATACTGGGCTTCGTCTTCTCAGACAAG GCACGAGGGAAAGTGAGTGAGATCATCAATAATGCCATCGTACACTACCGAAATGACTTGGACCTGCAGAACCTCATTGATTTTGGCCAGAAGGAG TTCAGCTGCTGTGGAGGGATTTCCTACAAGGACTGGTCCCTGAACATGTACTTCAACTGTTCGGAGGACAACCCCAGCCGTGAGCGCTGCTCCGTGCCTTACTCCTGTTGCCTGCCTACCCCCAACCAG GCAGTGATCAACACCATGTGTGGCCAAGGCATGCAGGCCCTCGACTACTTGGAAGCTAGCAAAGTCATCTACACCAATGGCTGTATTGACAAACTGGTCAACTGGATACACAGCAACCTCTTCTTACTTGGTGGTGTGGCACTGGGTCTGGCCATCCCCCAG CTGGTGGGAATCCTGCTGTCCCAGATCCTGATGAATCAGATCAAAGATCAGATCAAGCTACAGCTCTACAACCAGCAGCACCGGGCTGACCCGTGGTACTGA